Proteins from a genomic interval of Halomonas alkaliantarctica:
- the dnaA gene encoding chromosomal replication initiator protein DnaA, which translates to MSLTLWQQCLDNLQDELNSQQFNTWIRPLQAEEGESNELRLLAPNRFVRDWVSDKYAKRISELMRELAPAKPPKVSLTVGSRSLATQAPQHRDLGNPVSASPSRPASPAVHTLPRGDIADEREIDKLRDEAPSRRNNERQVQVEGSLKHGSGLNPNFTFDTFVEGKSNQLARAASRQVSENPGGAYNPLFLYGGVGLGKTHLMHAVGNALATRRENARVVYLHSERFVADMVKALQLNAINDFKRFYRSVDALLIDDIQFFAGKERSQEEFFHTFNALLEGGQQMILTSDRYPKEISGVEERLKSRFGWGLTVAIEPPELETRVAILMKKADQAKVDLPHDAAFFIAQKIRSNVRELEGALKKVIADSHFMGKTITQDFIRESLKDLLALQDKQVGVDNIQRTVAEYYKIKVADLLSKRRSRSVARPRQVAMALAKELTNHSLPEIGDAFGGRDHTTVLHACRKVKSLQEESADIREDYKNLLRLLTS; encoded by the coding sequence GTGTCACTGACGCTTTGGCAACAGTGCCTGGACAACCTGCAGGATGAGCTGAATTCCCAACAGTTCAATACCTGGATACGCCCGCTGCAGGCAGAGGAAGGAGAGTCCAACGAGCTGCGCTTATTAGCGCCGAATCGCTTTGTGCGCGATTGGGTGAGCGATAAGTATGCCAAGCGGATTAGTGAGCTGATGCGTGAGCTCGCACCGGCTAAACCGCCAAAGGTAAGCCTGACGGTGGGAAGTCGCAGCTTGGCAACCCAGGCCCCTCAGCATCGCGATTTAGGCAATCCCGTATCCGCTTCTCCATCGCGACCAGCATCGCCTGCGGTTCATACGCTGCCACGCGGCGATATTGCCGATGAGCGTGAAATCGATAAGCTGCGCGATGAAGCACCAAGTCGACGTAATAATGAGCGTCAGGTGCAGGTAGAAGGCAGCCTGAAACATGGTAGCGGGCTTAATCCGAATTTTACTTTCGATACGTTTGTAGAAGGCAAATCGAACCAATTGGCTCGTGCTGCCTCTCGTCAGGTGTCTGAAAACCCAGGCGGCGCTTATAACCCCTTATTTTTATACGGCGGCGTGGGCTTGGGTAAAACCCACTTAATGCATGCGGTGGGAAACGCATTGGCAACTCGGCGTGAAAACGCTCGAGTGGTGTACCTGCACTCCGAGCGGTTTGTTGCCGATATGGTCAAAGCGTTACAGCTTAATGCGATTAATGATTTTAAGCGTTTTTACCGCAGCGTTGATGCGTTACTGATTGATGATATTCAATTTTTTGCTGGCAAAGAGCGGTCTCAAGAAGAGTTTTTTCATACTTTCAATGCGTTATTAGAAGGCGGTCAGCAAATGATCCTCACCTCTGATCGCTATCCTAAAGAGATCAGTGGAGTAGAGGAGCGCCTTAAATCACGCTTTGGTTGGGGGCTTACGGTCGCGATAGAGCCGCCGGAGCTTGAAACCCGCGTGGCCATCTTGATGAAAAAGGCTGACCAAGCTAAGGTCGATTTGCCTCACGATGCGGCTTTCTTTATTGCGCAAAAAATTCGTTCCAACGTGCGCGAATTGGAAGGTGCGCTGAAAAAAGTCATTGCTGATTCGCATTTCATGGGTAAAACGATTACCCAGGACTTTATTCGTGAGTCGCTGAAAGACCTGTTAGCGCTTCAGGATAAGCAGGTGGGGGTAGATAATATTCAGCGTACGGTCGCCGAATATTACAAGATTAAGGTGGCGGATCTGCTTTCGAAGCGCCGTTCACGCTCAGTTGCTCGCCCTCGTCAGGTGGCCATGGCGCTTGCTAAGGAGCTCACCAATCACAGTTTACCTGAGATTGGCGATGCCTTTGGTGGGCGCGACCATACAACGGTGCTGCACGCTTGCCGAAAAGTGAAATCATTGCAGGAAGAAAGCGCGGATATTCGTGAGGATTACAAGAATTTACTGCGCCTGTTGACCAGTTAA